A stretch of Chitinophagaceae bacterium DNA encodes these proteins:
- a CDS encoding glycosyltransferase family 2 protein, translating into MITFSIITVCFNSEKTIERTFKSVLCQTYPHIEYIVVDGASTDGTIGIIKKYAPLFKEKKIDYKWVSEKDRGIYDAMNKGIDIATGDYLNFMNSDDEFVGESVLEQVQNLFMSKYRDVDVFCGAVNYIIEKYHKKNTLYSTLDIRSIYGKDTLRHQGTFYQKKIFDTVGKYDISYKIAGDYEHFLRILHSKADMIMDAIIIANMFSEGVSSNSLMPFRLLELKEKRKILKNYYLPQHGVIKTIAYHLRYDGLNYLYAIGIRNPVKQLYWYFKRRKR; encoded by the coding sequence ATGATTACGTTTTCCATAATTACCGTTTGCTTTAACAGTGAAAAAACTATTGAACGAACTTTTAAAAGTGTTCTCTGTCAGACCTATCCTCATATTGAGTATATTGTGGTAGATGGTGCATCTACAGATGGGACTATTGGAATAATAAAAAAATACGCTCCTTTATTCAAAGAGAAAAAAATTGATTATAAGTGGGTTTCTGAAAAAGATAGAGGTATATATGATGCGATGAATAAAGGAATTGATATTGCCACTGGGGATTATCTTAATTTCATGAATAGTGATGATGAGTTTGTAGGAGAAAGTGTTCTCGAGCAAGTCCAAAATCTATTCATGAGTAAGTATCGGGATGTGGATGTTTTTTGTGGTGCAGTGAATTATATAATTGAAAAATATCATAAAAAGAATACTTTGTACTCTACATTAGATATAAGAAGTATTTATGGGAAAGATACCCTAAGGCATCAGGGAACCTTTTACCAAAAAAAAATATTTGACACAGTAGGAAAGTATGATATATCTTATAAAATTGCCGGAGACTATGAACATTTTTTAAGAATTCTGCATTCAAAAGCGGATATGATAATGGATGCGATAATAATCGCAAATATGTTTTCAGAAGGTGTTTCTAGCAACTCCTTAATGCCATTCCGATTATTAGAACTCAAAGAAAAAAGAAAAATTTTAAAAAATTATTATTTACCCCAACATGGTGTCATAAAAACAATTGCTTATCACTTACGTTATGATGGTTTAAACTATTTATATGCAATAGGAATAAGAAATCCTGTGAAGCAATTGTATTGGTATTTTAAAAGGAGAAAAAGATGA
- a CDS encoding CPBP family intramembrane metalloprotease, giving the protein MNTTFIIEICTDIIRFLKHPSELSKTEKSIQNKWKIFLCIFFFDVVIMVVLVVFLELLDTVFDLHLDDNYKGKEMMKTLPFWTLFPLVCFIIPFIEELIFRLHLKFHRNYLLRFLIFLSSLVGRGEQVRNFFHSFYISQYPIIFYLSTFVFAFVHVSNYELTDAILFLFPFIVLPQFIGGLFIGYIRVRYGLIMGFLLHSLNNTLFFIVMWFTERM; this is encoded by the coding sequence ATGAACACAACATTTATTATAGAAATATGCACAGACATAATTCGTTTCTTAAAACACCCATCAGAATTATCCAAAACAGAAAAAAGTATACAAAATAAATGGAAAATATTCCTTTGTATCTTTTTTTTTGATGTAGTTATAATGGTAGTTCTTGTAGTTTTTTTAGAACTATTAGACACAGTTTTTGACCTCCATTTAGATGACAATTACAAGGGAAAAGAGATGATGAAAACATTACCCTTTTGGACGCTCTTCCCTTTGGTATGTTTTATTATCCCTTTTATAGAAGAACTTATATTTCGCTTGCACTTAAAGTTTCATAGAAATTACCTTTTGCGGTTTCTTATTTTTTTATCCTCTTTGGTAGGCAGGGGAGAACAGGTTCGCAATTTCTTCCACTCTTTCTATATAAGTCAATATCCCATTATATTTTATTTATCCACTTTCGTATTTGCTTTTGTTCATGTTTCCAATTACGAATTAACAGATGCAATACTTTTCCTCTTCCCATTTATAGTTCTTCCTCAATTTATCGGTGGGCTTTTCATAGGGTATATAAGGGTGAGGTATGGTCTTATTATGGGTTTTTTATTACATAGTTTGAATAATACTTTATTTTTTATAGTGATGTGGTTTACCGAACGGATGTAA